The sequence aatggaggctCAAACCCAATTAGGGTATCGGATTTTTGGATTCTGAGTATGCGGGAgactaaaaaaaattctttgaaCGATTTGATGGTTGCTTATGAGCGTTTTGGTTAGCATTTTTGTAGGATTCATTGTGGTGGtcgaagaagaagtagaagaagaagaagaagaagaagaagaagaaggggtgGTTCGGAAAGTGTGGAACAAACAATGGCGGAGACGAGGTTCGGCGTGGGCTACGCGCTGGCGCCGAAGAAGCAGCAGAGCTTCATTCAGGAATCGTTGGTGAGTACGGCGAGGTCACGTGGAGTCGATCTCGTACGGATCGACATGGAGAGACCCCTGGTGGATCAGGGACCGTTCGATTGCGTAATTCACAAGCTGTACGGTAAGGATTGGAGACGGCAGTTGCAGGAGTTTAGGGATAGGAACCCTAATGCCGTGATCATCGATTCGCCGGAGGCGATCGAGCGGCTCCACAACCGGATTTCCATGCTTCAGGTTGTGTCGGAGCTGAAAATGGAGCACCAGGACGAGACGTTTGGGATTCCGAAGCAGATTGTGATATACGACAAGGAGACTCTGTTTGATCGACAGGCTTGGGAGGGTCTCAAATTTCCGGTGATTGCCAAGCCTCTCGTCGCCGACGGCAGCGCAAAATCTCACAAAATGGCGCTCGTATTCAACCACGACGGCCTCAACAAGCTCAAGCCTCCGATTGTCTTGCAGGAGTTTGTGAACCATGGAGGAGTAATTTTCAAGGTCTATGTGGTTGGAGAGTATGTCAAATGCGTCAAGAGGAAATCTCTGCCAGACGTCTCGGAGGAAGAGAAATTGGGGAGCTTGGACGGTTTGATGTCGTTCTCGCAGGTCTCAAATCTGGCCACCAATGAGAGGATTGACGATAAGTACTACAAGATGATGCATTTGGCAGATACAGAGATGCCTCCGCAGAGCTTCATTACCGACATCGCAAAGGGTCTGCGGCGAGCGATGAATCTGAACCTGTTTAACTTCGATGTCATTCGGGATGCGAGGTTTGGGAACCGGTATCTTATAATTGACATTAACTATTTTCCTGGGTACGCCAAAATGCCGGGTTATGAGACTATCTTGACGGATTTCTTCTGTGATATAGTGCACAAGAAAGAGCAAAAGGAGGCCGCAAAGGTTTCGGAGGAGACCGATGGTTTGGAGAAGAGTGGCTTGGAAAGGCGTAGTTGCGACCAAGAAGTGAGAAAACTGGTAAGCAATACTTGCTGCAGTGATGGGGAAGATGGGGGTCTCCCTGTTTCACCTCTTAGCAGGGAAGAGGAGAACCCAATTCAAGTATGAATAAAGGGCGTATGAATATACCCATGAATTGAGTTAACTTTGTGAGGGCATGTTCATTCCTTGGTTGGTGGATTTGGGTCATCAGAATTTGCTCAAGCAGTTTGGCCTTTTTCCACCGATTATTTTGGAATTGAAGCGAGTTGCACAATTGGTTTAGATAGCAGAGATGGTACAGTGCTGAAACTGAGTAGGTTTGTTCTTGGCTTTAGTTTAACTTCTTGACAGCATTAGATGGTGATTCATTGTTGATGATGTATATTCCATCCACCGTTGCTCTGGAGAATAGGTACTTTCCAAAATACTTCGAAGTTTTAGGAAAGCCAAGTTGTATGTTGAGGCTTAAAAGTCTTTCCTTGCTTAGAAACTGTTCTAGTTTGTGTCATTGGCACTTTTAGTGAATGGATTTTGCCATTTTGTCAATGGtagtttcatttttaattttgttgcttttttattttttattttttattttttatttttttctgtaggCTAACTGATgttataatatttcattaattacgttgatgaaaatttattgatTTGGTTCTACTTCCTTGGATTATGCGGTTTATAACTTCATACTATGTCAAGTAAATTCTCTGCATGtctaactttaaaaataaaataaaataaaaaatgaggcaGGCGCTGATATCAGTGTTTTAGATTTCAAGCAAGAATTAGTTTGAACTATTAATTGAAGTATGCCTAAAAATCGTAGTTCGTTCACTATCTCATCTATTGCGATGAATGATATGTAAGCATGAAATCATTGTATTCTGTATTATGTTCATGTAAAACTTTTGTGGTTAAGATGAACCTAATTGTAAGTGTTATAGCTTTAGTGATTCTATCTCAATCTGTAGTTGTAGGCAGAGATTTTTTTCCATTCCTTGGATTAGATGTCTTCTGCATGTAAAACTTCTGGGATGCTAAAGTATACTCCTGCTCACTCATGTGGATTTATTAACAGAGTAATACTTCTGAGATACTAATATATACTACAGCTCACTTATGTGAACTTTATTAACAGAGTATTGTTTTGTAGCATGATTCTATAGATTCTTTTAGAGGTAAGCGTGTCCAGTTCATTTGCAGAATCAAACTGGTTGCCACTGAAAATGGGAgctcatttttttaattgaattttttcttaGTATCATATGATTGTAACTGGATCTATATACATTGAAATTTGAGTTCTTACTTTGCATGAACACCAATAGAACTGTCTGGCATGCATGTTGTTTTAGGTGTTATTGTTATTCTTTGTTAATGAGCTATTATGCCATGTCATGTTCTCAAATCCTATATTTTAAGAGTTTACCTAGTGAAGTATAGGATTCTATTTGCTTTTAGTGGTGTTGGATGGTgacaaaatatattaatgtcAAGTTCCACTTGTACTTGTATCTTATTTTTGCACCTTGCGTTTCAAAGTCTCAACTGGTATGTGTTCTGACCTGTGGATGTGTCATATTTAATACCATATGCCCATTCATGCAAGTGTCCATGATTTAGATCACTTTCttataaatttgtatatttttctgaTGAGGATAGTAGAATACAAAAACATGTACAGTTCAGAAATCTAAACTGAATGTAAGGACATGCTTGATTTTGGTTGATCTGCTTCTGTTGAATTCTGGAAGTTCAATCTGTCAACAATACATGTGGTATTGTGTTGTTCTATATTTAGAAAAGCCGCGTATTTGCAAGACGCATGGGTGTAGCAAAAGGTGATTTCTTACGTCCTCTTCTACACTTTATCTTTGTCCTGTCCTTTTCTGTATTCAAAATAAGGTAGAAGTATTTAAACCGACCAGTAAGATGCCAATTGTGTTTTCACTTGATACTAATGCTAGTCataataattggaaaaaaaaaaaaaaaaaaaaaaagaaaagaaaagaaatatgttGATAATCTTTGTGCTTCTTTTAATTCGAagctaatcttttttttctttttttttctttttttcttggtgAAATGAAGCTATCCTTAATTGTCTTTGGGGTGGACCCATTTCCTTGCATGTTGAATGTTTTAAGGGATGAGCAACTGATTTTCAAGTAGATTATGCTGACacttttgaagaagtttggtACGGATATGTGGTAAGAGTAGCTAGGGCTTTTTTAATAAACTTGCTGCTCTTTAAAAGATAAAACCATGTAAAATTAAGGAGATGAAGGGTATAATTCAGGAGATGAAGGGTATAATTCTTATAGATCCTCTTGGGCTGCATGGTGTCTCCTCTTTAATAATCATCGTTCTACACCTGCTCAGTGTGAAGATAGAAAACAATACGACTATAGAAGTAAGATTTAGGTATTTTCCTTACATGTTTGGCATAGATTTTTGCTATTAAGGAACCAACTCAAAAATGGTAACTTAATAATTCATGAAGATCTTCAAATTAATCATATCTTAATGAATTCGTAAGGAGATGAAGCATGTTGTAACCtaagaaaattaattctatGTCGAGCTTTTACTTTCTTTCCAATAAATTCTTGATGTGCTCAATTGACTCATGGCAGCACAAACAAGAAACTAAAATGTGAACTTTGGTTTGAAACCTCTTCTGCATTTTCTGgaggatttttattttcatcaacCAAAGATCTGGCCAAATCTAGATCCTACTTCCTTTGCTTCCCAAAACTAAATTGCTGCCTATCCTTATCGTACTCTTCTACTATATTAGGTTGAGACAACCAACAGCAATCAAGGAATGTAGTTATGTAGCCTACCTGTCAAAAGGAGTTATATGATGAAAAAAATTCAGTTTCTTGTTTTGAATAAGGTTCCTGAAAGCTATACATATCTAGTGAAGCAGGGTCTCCCTTTACCGTACTGTAACTTTATGCACTTATAAATTTTCAAGCACATCCAATACTCGTTGCTTACTCTTGAGTGTCTTATACACCTTGGCTGTCAACCTCTCTCGGAGGACTGAACCTATGGAGATGTAGGATCCATTGAtaacatatttttgttatttactgAAATGCACTATTATGCCATAAATAATAGGAAATCaccaaatgaaaaagaaaaaaaaaaaaaaaggggtatgcgcatatatatatatatatatatatatgctgctttccacacacacacacacaacttATATAATGTTATGAAATATGATACATGCACATACAGTGTGTACCATGATAAAGGTATCCTTTCTTGGATAAAATTGGCACAGTTTGTGCATTCATATTGTATTCATATCTCATAACTGATATGTACTTCCAAACTTTGCAGTTAGAATGGTTTTTAAGCAAATTATTTTACTGTGGCTGCTTTGGTAACTAGAAAGGCTTACAAGATTAAAAGTTCTTCATTTGTTCTTAATGTAGCTTTGTTAATAGATTGACCTTGGCTATTAGCTCCTAGATTGTGACAGCCGAAACACAGAACAGAGGATCatagtttcatttttttgctTGTTCTTATGGGTGCTTTAATATTTGCTATTTTGTTCTGAATAATTGTCAATTTAGTAACGTACGTGGTCCATCTAAATTAGTATGATAAAAATAGGAATGTTGCACTTGCTGGCCTTGATTATATCTTCTTGTGAAAAGTGGATATGCATCTGTTTTTTATACCAGTCGCTTGCTGTTGGGTTAAGGCATATTTAAGTTTAGTCTTGTGAATCAAGTTTGAATAAATTTAGGATGAAGAAAGAAGGTGAAACCGAATTCTGAAAATCGGCTTATACAGGGGATGGAAATAGAAAAGGCACGAGCATTCATGTTTGGGCTGTCTGGCTATTTTTGAAATCCAAGTTTTCCAATGAGATGATGATTTTTGTGTAGGTGTCAGTGATATCAGATAGAAATGAActatttgttgttgttggacATTATAATGAAGCTTGTTCATAGCAGCATTGAAGCCATGCTGGGTCCTAGTATTATCAGAAATTGAATAATGTTGCTAGGCTGTTGGTATTTGGCTTTGACATTTTTCTATATAGTATGGTTCTTTTTGTTTGGACTATTGAGGCTTTACTCTGATTAAGGTGTCCTATGAACAAAGATTAGAAACGCGTATAATGCTTGTGTATTATAGACGAAAGAAGAGGGGGAAAATATATTTCCCTCTTTTGATTGTGGAGTGCATTTTATGCTTTGGTCCTCGAGTTGGTATCTAAGCTGTTCGAGAATTTTCGAAGTATAATTAACGATGAGAAATGTTTGTGTTTATAACTTTCAACAAAAGCATAATGGTTGCTATCAAATAAGACGCATTTCTTACTCGCACTGGCATGGCATGGTTGGTGCACAGATCGTGCTCTGGTAATAATGTTCTCAAGGATGTACAGAGTCGATTTAGCTTCACTGTTGTTTGAGGTTCTCTTGGATtgctaaatataattataggaAGTTAATTTTCCAGTACCAAATTTCATGTTTGAGACTTTAAAATAGTTGCATTTActcttaaatatatattcatatttgcaCTATAGATAGTTGCATTTAATCtaaatgtataatttatatttatgctttTCTTCGTTGAGTGTTAATTTTTCTGAAGAAActgcttatttttttatttttattatttatctgtttattatttctttttgtatttcatTCTGGATAAAGAACAAAATTCTGCCTTCGACTTGCATGACGAGTCATAAAAAACAGAATTCTGATTCATCAGGCATACTAAAATTGCATATGGACCTCTTCCATCTatcaattcaccaaaaaaaaaaaaaaaaaaaaaaaaaaagaaactcttCCATCTAGTGGATATAATAGAAGTTGATAAAATTACCCCTGCATACA comes from Ziziphus jujuba cultivar Dongzao chromosome 6, ASM3175591v1 and encodes:
- the LOC107426149 gene encoding inositol-tetrakisphosphate 1-kinase 1 isoform X3 — encoded protein: MAETRFGVGYALAPKKQQSFIQESLVSTARSRGVDLVRIDMERPLVDQGPFDCVIHKLYGKDWRRQLQEFRDRNPNAVIIDSPEAIERLHNRISMLQVVSELKMEHQDETFGIPKQIVIYDKETLFDRQAWEGLKFPVIAKPLVADGSAKSHKMALVFNHDGLNKLKPPIVLQEFVNHGGVIFKVYVVGEYVKCVKRKSLPDVSEEEKLGSLDGLMSFSQVSNLATNERIDDKYYKMMHLADTEMPPQSFITDIAKGLRRAMNLNLFNFDVIRDASAQERAKGGRKGFGGDRWFGEEWLGKA
- the LOC107426149 gene encoding inositol-tetrakisphosphate 1-kinase 1 isoform X2, giving the protein MAETRFGVGYALAPKKQQSFIQESLVSTARSRGVDLVRIDMERPLVDQGPFDCVIHKLYGKDWRRQLQEFRDRNPNAVIIDSPEAIERLHNRISMLQVVSELKMEHQDETFGIPKQIVIYDKETLFDRQAWEGLKFPVIAKPLVADGSAKSHKMALVFNHDGLNKLKPPIVLQEFVNHGGVIFKVYVVGEYVKCVKRKSLPDVSEEEKLGSLDGLMSFSQVSNLATNERIDDKYYKMMHLADTEMPPQSFITDIAKGLRRAMNLNLFNFDVIRDARFGNRAQERAKGGRKGFGGDRWFGEEWLGKA
- the LOC107426149 gene encoding inositol-tetrakisphosphate 1-kinase 1 isoform X1, encoding MAETRFGVGYALAPKKQQSFIQESLVSTARSRGVDLVRIDMERPLVDQGPFDCVIHKLYGKDWRRQLQEFRDRNPNAVIIDSPEAIERLHNRISMLQVVSELKMEHQDETFGIPKQIVIYDKETLFDRQAWEGLKFPVIAKPLVADGSAKSHKMALVFNHDGLNKLKPPIVLQEFVNHGGVIFKVYVVGEYVKCVKRKSLPDVSEEEKLGSLDGLMSFSQVSNLATNERIDDKYYKMMHLADTEMPPQSFITDIAKGLRRAMNLNLFNFDVIRDARFGNRYLIIDINYFPGYAKMPGYETILTDFFCDIVHKKEQKEAAKVSEETDGLEKSGLERRSCDQEVRKLVSNTCCSDGEDGGLPVSPLSREEENPIQV